A DNA window from Mycolicibacter hiberniae contains the following coding sequences:
- a CDS encoding oxygenase MpaB family protein yields MGTLRQRIVDDFTGIVGRHDDPRVYGGRPGDPGLIGPGSVSWEVNADLAAVAQAGMPAIVLEILHPSVIAGVQDLSSYRQDPFRRARTTLGYVLTTTFGNTDAATQLIAQVKSIHAHVTGNRPDGVAYRALDPELLAWVHTCIPWMIMRAFERTNRQLSPQERDRYLTEQATIGLMAGAEWVPSTMPELEDYVRRMRPQLSVNSQTREFIEFLLTSPFFPELPGPLDRGLHRFTMYSGMSYAPSWARELIGFDRPSALSRRLIGPALQFDARRIRWAFGTPPYARLAVERAHGVGAATAATP; encoded by the coding sequence ATGGGCACATTGCGACAGCGCATCGTCGACGATTTCACCGGAATCGTCGGTCGCCACGACGATCCCCGGGTCTATGGCGGCCGCCCGGGCGACCCGGGTCTGATCGGTCCGGGCAGCGTGTCCTGGGAGGTGAACGCCGACCTGGCCGCGGTGGCGCAGGCCGGGATGCCCGCGATCGTGCTGGAGATTCTTCATCCGTCGGTGATCGCCGGCGTGCAGGACCTCTCCAGCTACCGCCAGGATCCGTTCCGCCGCGCCCGCACCACCCTTGGCTACGTGTTGACCACGACCTTCGGCAATACCGACGCCGCAACGCAACTGATCGCGCAGGTCAAGTCCATTCACGCCCACGTGACCGGCAACCGGCCCGACGGGGTGGCCTACCGGGCACTGGACCCCGAACTGCTGGCCTGGGTGCACACCTGCATTCCCTGGATGATCATGCGGGCCTTCGAGCGCACGAATCGGCAGCTGAGCCCGCAGGAGCGTGATCGCTATCTGACCGAGCAGGCCACTATCGGTCTGATGGCCGGCGCCGAGTGGGTGCCCTCGACCATGCCGGAACTCGAGGACTACGTCCGCCGGATGCGCCCGCAGCTGAGCGTCAACTCCCAGACCCGTGAGTTCATCGAATTCCTGCTCACCTCCCCCTTCTTCCCCGAACTGCCCGGCCCGCTCGACCGCGGCCTGCACCGATTCACCATGTATTCGGGCATGAGCTATGCGCCGAGCTGGGCGCGCGAACTCATCGGTTTCGACCGCCCGTCGGCGCTGTCGCGGCGGCTCATCGGCCCGGCACTGCAGTTCGACGCCCGCCGCATCCGGTGGGCGTTCGGGACGCCGCCCTACGCGCGGTTGGCCGTCGAGCGCGCCCATGGTGTCGGCGCCGCGACCGCGGCCACGCCATGA
- the gcvP gene encoding aminomethyl-transferring glycine dehydrogenase — MSEHTASTFVDRHIGPDSAAISTMLATIGVASLEELAGKAVPAGIRDALSADGIAPGLDVLPAPAGEAQTLAELRGLADASTVAVSMIGQGYYDTLTPPVLLRNIMQNPAWYTAYTPYQPEISQGRLEALLNFQTMIADLTGCEIANASMLDEGTAAAEAMTLMHRATRGTSHRLLVDSDLFTQTAAVLATRAEPLRIEIVTADLRDGLPDGDFFGVIVQLPGASGRITDWSGLIAAAHERGALVAVGADLLALTLLTPPGEIGADVAFGSAQRFGVPMGFGGPHAGYLAVHPGHARQLPGRLVGVSRDRDGAEAYRLALQTREQHIRRDKATSNICTAQVLLAVMAAMYASYHGPEGLTGIAQRVHAQAEKIGAALGDALVHDRYFDTVLARVPGRADEIIAAAKARGINLWRVDADHVSVACDETTTDAHVAAVLEVFGLAPVESTGVPIATRTAPFLTHPAFSRYRTETEMMRYLRSLSDKDIALDRSMIPLGSCTMKLNAAAEMESITWPEFARQHPFAPAGDAVGLRTLIGQLETWLAAITGYDAVSLQPNAGSQGEYAGLLAIHAYHASRGESHRDVCLIPSSAHGTNAASAALAGMRVVVVACRENGDVDLDDLRSKVAEHAAALSALMITYPSTHGVYEHDIAEICAAVHDAGGQVYVDGANLNALVGLARPGRFGGDVSHLNLHKTFCIPHGGGGPGVGPVAVRAHLARFLPGHPLAPELPAGPPVSAAPYGSASILPITWAYIRMMGADGLRAASLTAIASANYIARRLDEYYPVLYTGENGMVAHECILDLREITKRTGVTVDDVAKRLADYGFHAPTMSFPVAGTLMVEPTESESLAEVDAFCAAMIAIRGEIDRVASGEWTADDNPLRGAPHTAECLLVQDWEHPYPREQAAYPLGRGFRPKVWPPVRRIDGAYGDRNLVCSCPPVEAFA; from the coding sequence GTGTCCGAGCACACCGCATCCACCTTCGTCGACCGGCACATCGGCCCGGACAGCGCGGCGATCAGCACGATGCTCGCCACCATCGGCGTCGCCTCGTTGGAGGAGCTCGCCGGCAAGGCCGTCCCGGCCGGCATCCGCGACGCGCTGAGCGCCGACGGCATCGCCCCGGGACTAGACGTGCTGCCGGCCCCTGCGGGCGAGGCGCAGACCCTGGCCGAACTGCGGGGACTGGCCGACGCCAGCACCGTCGCGGTGTCGATGATCGGCCAGGGCTACTACGACACGCTCACCCCGCCGGTGCTGCTGCGCAACATCATGCAGAACCCGGCCTGGTACACCGCGTACACGCCCTACCAGCCGGAGATCAGCCAGGGCCGGCTGGAAGCCCTGCTGAACTTCCAGACCATGATCGCCGACCTCACCGGGTGCGAGATCGCCAACGCCTCGATGCTCGACGAGGGCACCGCAGCCGCCGAGGCCATGACCTTGATGCACCGCGCGACCCGCGGCACCTCGCACCGCCTGCTGGTCGATTCCGACCTGTTCACCCAGACCGCCGCGGTGCTGGCCACCCGCGCCGAGCCGCTGCGCATCGAGATCGTCACCGCGGATCTGCGGGACGGACTTCCCGACGGCGACTTCTTCGGGGTGATCGTGCAGTTGCCGGGGGCCTCCGGCCGGATCACCGACTGGTCGGGGCTGATTGCCGCCGCCCACGAGCGGGGCGCGCTGGTGGCGGTCGGCGCCGACCTGCTGGCGCTGACGCTGCTCACCCCGCCCGGCGAGATCGGCGCGGACGTGGCATTCGGCAGTGCGCAGCGTTTCGGCGTGCCGATGGGTTTCGGCGGCCCGCACGCCGGATACCTGGCCGTGCACCCCGGCCACGCCCGTCAGCTGCCCGGCCGGCTGGTCGGGGTGTCCCGGGATCGCGACGGCGCCGAGGCCTACCGGCTGGCGCTGCAGACCCGCGAACAACACATCCGCCGGGACAAGGCCACCTCCAACATCTGCACCGCGCAGGTGCTGCTGGCGGTGATGGCAGCGATGTACGCCAGCTACCACGGCCCCGAAGGCCTGACCGGCATCGCGCAACGCGTGCACGCACAGGCGGAGAAGATCGGCGCCGCGCTCGGTGACGCGCTGGTCCACGACCGCTACTTCGACACCGTGCTGGCCCGCGTACCGGGCCGCGCCGACGAGATCATCGCCGCCGCCAAGGCCCGCGGGATCAACCTGTGGCGGGTGGACGCCGACCACGTCTCGGTGGCCTGCGACGAGACCACCACCGACGCGCACGTCGCGGCGGTACTCGAGGTGTTCGGGCTGGCGCCGGTCGAGTCCACCGGCGTGCCGATCGCCACCCGCACCGCGCCCTTCCTGACCCACCCGGCATTTTCGCGCTACCGGACCGAAACCGAGATGATGCGCTACCTGCGTTCGCTGTCGGACAAGGACATCGCCTTGGACCGCAGCATGATCCCGCTCGGGTCGTGCACCATGAAGCTCAACGCCGCCGCCGAGATGGAGTCGATCACCTGGCCAGAGTTCGCCCGCCAGCACCCGTTCGCGCCGGCCGGCGACGCCGTGGGCCTGCGCACGCTTATCGGGCAGTTGGAGACCTGGCTGGCGGCGATCACCGGATACGACGCGGTGTCGCTGCAACCCAACGCCGGCTCGCAGGGTGAGTACGCGGGCCTGCTGGCGATCCACGCCTACCACGCCAGCCGCGGCGAGTCCCACCGCGACGTCTGCCTGATTCCGTCCAGCGCACATGGCACCAACGCCGCCTCGGCGGCACTGGCCGGGATGCGCGTGGTGGTGGTGGCCTGCCGCGAGAACGGCGACGTCGACCTCGACGATCTGCGCAGCAAGGTCGCCGAACACGCCGCGGCGCTGTCGGCGTTGATGATCACCTACCCGTCCACGCACGGGGTCTACGAGCACGACATCGCCGAGATCTGTGCCGCCGTCCACGACGCCGGCGGCCAGGTCTACGTCGACGGCGCCAACCTCAACGCGCTGGTCGGGCTGGCCCGGCCCGGCAGATTCGGCGGCGATGTCAGCCACCTCAACCTGCACAAGACCTTCTGCATCCCGCATGGCGGCGGCGGACCCGGGGTCGGGCCGGTGGCGGTGCGCGCACATCTGGCGCGGTTCCTGCCCGGGCACCCGCTGGCCCCGGAGTTGCCGGCCGGTCCGCCGGTCTCGGCGGCCCCGTACGGGTCGGCATCGATCCTGCCGATCACCTGGGCCTACATCCGGATGATGGGGGCCGACGGCCTGCGCGCGGCGTCACTGACCGCAATCGCGTCGGCGAACTACATCGCCCGCCGGCTCGACGAGTACTACCCGGTGCTCTACACCGGGGAGAACGGCATGGTCGCCCACGAATGCATCCTGGACCTGCGGGAGATCACCAAGCGCACCGGAGTGACCGTCGATGACGTCGCCAAGAGGCTGGCCGACTACGGCTTCCACGCCCCGACCATGAGTTTCCCGGTGGCCGGGACGCTGATGGTGGAGCCCACCGAAAGTGAGAGCCTGGCCGAAGTCGATGCGTTCTGCGCGGCCATGATCGCCATCCGCGGCGAAATCGACCGGGTGGCATCGGGCGAATGGACCGCCGACGACAACCCGCTGCGCGGCGCCCCGCACACCGCCGAGTGCCTTCTGGTGCAGGACTGGGAGCACCCCTACCCGCGGGAGCAGGCCGCCTACCCGTTGGGCCGTGGCTTCCGCCCGAAGGTGTGGCCCCCGGTGCGCCGGATCGACGGTGCGTACGGCGACCGCAATCTGGTCTGCTCGTGCCCCCCGGTGGAGGCCTTCGCGTGA